A genomic segment from Corylus avellana chromosome ca5, CavTom2PMs-1.0 encodes:
- the LOC132181560 gene encoding dirigent protein 2-like — translation MAQNFLPKRLPNLFLVLALATAIYSAKATNLKETNLSLYFPDILAPGATSSTVIPVAGVASKAQTFTQFGIVFVTDDFITESADPNPLEVGRAQYMYMTAGLDRLNSHVMISIVFTNKEYSGSTLEIQGVSKQFEVVREVSVVAGTGKFRFARGYATFETYSYHVATHAVIRCNVTVQHY, via the coding sequence ATGGCACAAAATTTTCTACCAAAAAGACTCCCCAATTTATTCTTGGTGTTGGCTCTAGCCACGGCCATATATTCAGCAAAAGCTACCAACCTTAAAGAAACCAATCTATCTTTGTACTTCCCAGACATCTTGGCCCCCGGCGCCACCAGTTCCACGGTCATCCCGGTTGCCGGTGTTGCCAGCAAGGCTCAAACATTCACCCAATTCGGAATCGTGTTTGTCACCGATGACTTTATCACTGAAAGCGCAGATCCAAATCCACTGGAAGTTGGCCGTGCACAATACATGTACATGACAGCGGGGTTGGACAGGCTGAATTCACATGTGATGATATCAATTGTGTTCACAAATAAGGAATACAGTGGAAGCACCTTGGAAATACAAGGAGTTAGCAAGCAATTTGAGGTTGTTAGAGAGGTTTCAGTGGTGGCTGGGACAGGGAAATTCCGGTTTGCTAGGGGCTATGCTACATTTGAGACATATTCCTACCATGTTGCTACTCACGCTGTTATTCGGTGCAACGTGACAGTGCAGCATTACTAG